The genomic region CTCCCTCGCTTTCTGTGAGTGGTTTTATGCAGCCCCTcaccaaaataaattttcttatCATTTCTTCAATTGGAGAAGCATTGCTCAGAAGAACTTCTGTCTTTATACTGGCACATTTCATCTCTACTTCTGcctctctgtcttttctccttcctctgccttttctatCTCCAAGGAAAAGACTCACTGCATGACAGAATAactcaggttggaagagacttgACCATTGTCTTGTCCATCTCTCCTGCTCGAGGCAGGAGATGCTCACCCTGATGGCTCAGCCCTGGGTATGTCCCTCAGTGACACTCACCATCCCCACTGTCACTAGACACACCCAGAGATCAGTTCAAAATCCATCCCTTGGTCTCTAAGAGGTCATAATGTGACAAGGAGGTTTTTGCTCCCATATCCGTGGATCAATGGGCCCTTTTGGACTCTTGTTCTGCTTGATagcagctttggaagaagagccAACCATGCAGGAAGCGTTCAGGGGAGACCCCATTTTACTACAGAGCTAGTGTGAGAGAGTCAGATATGAGCCAGAGTTACACAAATTTTTCTGAGGTGGCCAGATGAGAGAGAGCACGTTCCTGCCTCAGGTGTAGTGGGACAAATTCAAACAGTCATGCAGGAAAATGACAGggagaaataacaacaacaaaaccagcaacagagTGAATAAACAAAGCTCTAACACATTACAGGATGCACTGGGAATCATGTGTGAAGGAGATGGCAGGTCTCAGCTGTTGAAAAGTGTCCGTGAAAACCATTTCTTGatggcatccttgagctcctggttcctcatgctgtagatgagggggttcactgctggaggcaccactgaGTACAGAATTGCCACCACaaggtccagggatggggaggagatggaggggggcttcaggtaggaaAACATGATGGTGCTGAGGAACAGGGACACCACAGCCAcgtgagggaggcacgtggaaaaggctttgtgccgtccctgctcagaggggatcctcagcacggccctcaagatctgcacataggacagcacaatgaaaacaaaacacccaaaactaAAACAAGCACTAACCACAAGAAGCCCAACTACCCTGAGGTAGgcgtctgagcaggagagcttgaggatctgtgggatttcacagaagaactggtccaaggCATTaccttggcagagtggtagtgaaaatgtattggctgtgtgcagcacagcattgagcaacccactgccccaggcagctgctgccatgtggacacaagctctgctgcccaggagggtcccgtagtgcaggggtttgcagatggcaatgtagcggtcGTAGGCCATGATGGTGAGAAGAGAAAACTCTGCTGcactgagaaagagaaacagaaatacctgggcagcacatcctgagtAGGAAATGGCCCTGGTGTgccagagggaattggccatggctttggggagagtggtggagatggagcccaggtcgatgAAAGaaaggttgaggaggaagaagtacatggggctgtggaggtggtggtcgcaggctatggcagtgatgatgaggccattacccaggagggcagccaggtagatgcccaggaagaggcagaagtgcaagagctgcagctcccgcgtatctgcgaatgccaggaggaggaggaactgggtgatggagctgctgttggacattttcttcctccgGGCATGGGGAACtgtgcaaggagaaaaaggcagtgaCAAGTTGAGAAGGACTTCTCTGACTTCCCCCTCCCTCAGCTGAACGATGAGTGAGTCAGCTCActccccaaccccaccaacTGAGCGACATGGTGcctcacagtttaaaaaaaaactgagGCATCTACCTGCCATGAAGACACACCTGGCGCTGTGTCCCCAGACTTGAAGTCAAAACAGAAGCTGACCTTCACCCTCCACACCAACTCCTGAGATTGAGAGCACCACAGGCAGGTGTGGAAATACATAATATGTCTGTGgtctgaaaaactgaagcaaggagagaaaggcTGATGGGTATGAAGTGAAGCCTTCCCCTTACCCAGCCGTGCTCTCCACCTCACAGATAGCAACACTGCAGGGCACTTGTTTTTAGCATATTTGTTGTGTATCGACTGTAGGACACATGCACTGGTCCTACGCTGGAGGTCCAGCTGCTGAGGAGGTGAACAACCCTCTGCAAATGTCCTCAGAGTGATCTGGAGCTGAgggcagccctgacccacacagcaccctctcaacagcagaagcaccctgccattgcactggtctctccttccacccccagcttctccccacagcgccgtggggagctccccgggcaggctgagtgctgaccctggcaggcggcagagtccctgccccagcacccagccccgggggtgcagggaccctgctcggaaggacagccctgggcacccctggctgcacacccaccttcacaccctgcagccgtccctggcagaaggcagccctcatgccctgtcccgctgatggtgcagcagggaagccctgctctggagcacctcctcctcctctacactgGAGCACCTGTGGCAGTTCTTCCTGAAAGGTCTCATAGTTTGTGGGATGTGCCACCATTAGGAGATCTGTCCGTGAACTATACCTAAattgccctgcagccagagacttaccgtgtcaagggctgtgaagatttctcctccagtgagctc from Gavia stellata isolate bGavSte3 unplaced genomic scaffold, bGavSte3.hap2 HAP2_SCAFFOLD_42, whole genome shotgun sequence harbors:
- the LOC132321420 gene encoding olfactory receptor 14A16-like, which gives rise to MSNSSSITQFLLLLAFADTRELQLLHFCLFLGIYLAALLGNGLIITAIACDHHLHSPMYFFLLNLSFIDLGSISTTLPKAMANSLWHTRAISYSGCAAQVFLFLFLSAAEFSLLTIMAYDRYIAICKPLHYGTLLGSRACVHMAAAAWGSGLLNAVLHTANTFSLPLCQGNALDQFFCEIPQILKLSCSDAYLRVVGLLVVSACFSFGCFVFIVLSYVQILRAVLRIPSEQGRHKAFSTCLPHVAVVSLFLSTIMFSYLKPPSISSPSLDLVVAILYSVVPPAVNPLIYSMRNQELKDAIKKWFSRTLFNS